A genomic window from Pelorhabdus rhamnosifermentans includes:
- a CDS encoding iron-containing alcohol dehydrogenase family protein has translation MNDFSFRFPTEVLFGNDIIRQIGEECQKRKARKAFLVSGKTATKKSPFLPIILDSLEQAGIEVQLYSEIEADPSIETVDRGVIEVQKFGADLILAFGGGSPMDAAKSIAMVANNGGFIEDYMRKRRSIRQPSITLICIPTTAGTGSEVTAGAVTSDKKSKEKIGVAHALMMPSLAIVDPKLHVSMPREVTAATGIDALTHAIEAYIANSAEPLSDALALHAIKLIGKYLRPAYANGNQLEARSQMALASLMAGAVFTNVGLGAVHGLAHSLGAKFGIVHGVANGIMLPYVMEACLVANYEKFSNIAEALGENVAAIPLRKAARKAVVAVVKLKQDIDIPHDLREIGLDEQVISMIVPDALAYRLLPNSPRKLTKADLERIVRQAL, from the coding sequence ATGAATGACTTTTCATTTCGATTTCCTACGGAAGTGTTATTTGGCAATGATATAATTCGGCAAATAGGAGAAGAGTGCCAAAAAAGAAAAGCCCGTAAGGCTTTTCTTGTATCAGGTAAGACTGCGACGAAAAAATCCCCCTTTTTACCAATAATTCTTGATTCGCTGGAACAGGCCGGCATAGAAGTTCAGCTTTATTCTGAAATCGAGGCTGATCCTAGTATCGAGACAGTAGATCGTGGCGTTATAGAAGTCCAAAAGTTTGGCGCTGATCTGATTCTGGCTTTTGGTGGTGGCAGTCCGATGGACGCAGCGAAATCCATTGCGATGGTAGCGAACAATGGGGGATTTATTGAAGATTATATGCGTAAAAGACGTTCAATTCGGCAACCAAGCATTACGCTGATCTGCATCCCGACAACGGCAGGAACAGGCAGTGAGGTGACAGCTGGTGCTGTCACCTCTGATAAGAAAAGCAAAGAAAAAATTGGCGTAGCCCATGCCTTGATGATGCCGAGTCTAGCGATCGTCGATCCTAAATTGCATGTTTCAATGCCACGGGAAGTTACTGCTGCTACTGGTATTGATGCTTTGACTCATGCCATTGAAGCTTATATTGCTAATAGCGCTGAGCCGCTTAGTGACGCTCTGGCCTTGCATGCTATCAAATTGATTGGGAAATACTTGCGTCCTGCTTATGCTAATGGGAATCAGCTTGAAGCACGCAGTCAGATGGCTTTAGCCAGTTTGATGGCTGGGGCAGTTTTTACCAATGTTGGCCTGGGTGCAGTCCATGGTTTAGCCCATTCTTTAGGAGCAAAGTTTGGCATTGTTCATGGAGTGGCCAATGGGATTATGTTACCTTATGTGATGGAGGCTTGTTTAGTTGCAAATTATGAAAAATTTAGCAATATTGCTGAGGCCCTTGGAGAAAATGTAGCAGCTATTCCTTTGCGTAAAGCGGCCCGAAAAGCAGTAGTGGCAGTTGTGAAATTAAAACAAGATATTGATATTCCTCATGATCTGCGTGAAATTGGACTGGACGAGCAGGTTATTTCAATGATTGTACCCGATGCACTGGCGTATCGATTGTTGCCCAATAGCCCGCGAAAATTAACAAAGGCCGATTTGGAACGCATTGTGAGACAAGCCCTGTAG
- a CDS encoding MBL fold metallo-hydrolase produces MKLTVLVDNHTLIDRYFQGEPGVSYFIECDDRKYLFDTGYSGIFLRNAIKMGIDLLTLDGVVISHGHNDHTWGLNELVKLYSEAIAEGHRCKKPTVIAHPDAFLDKNVDGLDVGSMFSSNQLKKSFSLELGKQSLWLTDRLLFLGEIERTNAFEARTPIGKTLRDGIWEDDFVLDDSALVYRSNQGLIIITGCSHAGICNMIEYAKKICHEERVYDVIGGFHLLNPSQDKLSNTVEYLAKCQPHAIYACHCTDLYSKISLAQAMNVKEIGVGLVLEY; encoded by the coding sequence ATGAAACTAACCGTTTTAGTTGATAATCATACGCTGATTGATAGATATTTTCAGGGCGAGCCCGGTGTATCGTATTTCATTGAGTGTGATGATAGAAAATACTTATTTGATACAGGATATTCGGGTATATTCCTGAGAAATGCCATTAAAATGGGTATTGATTTATTAACGTTAGATGGGGTAGTTATTTCACACGGGCACAATGATCACACATGGGGACTCAACGAATTAGTTAAACTATATTCTGAGGCAATAGCTGAAGGGCATCGATGTAAAAAACCTACCGTCATAGCTCATCCAGATGCATTTTTAGATAAGAATGTGGACGGGCTTGATGTGGGGTCCATGTTTTCTAGCAATCAATTAAAGAAGTCGTTTTCATTAGAGCTTGGGAAACAGTCTCTATGGCTTACTGATAGACTCCTGTTTTTGGGCGAAATCGAAAGAACTAATGCGTTTGAGGCAAGAACCCCAATAGGTAAAACACTGCGGGATGGCATTTGGGAAGATGACTTTGTACTGGATGATTCTGCACTGGTGTATCGGTCTAATCAGGGATTGATTATCATCACAGGATGTTCTCATGCGGGAATTTGCAATATGATTGAATATGCTAAAAAGATATGTCATGAGGAAAGAGTCTATGATGTTATTGGCGGTTTTCACCTGTTAAATCCCTCCCAAGATAAATTAAGTAATACCGTTGAATATCTTGCAAAATGCCAGCCTCACGCTATTTATGCCTGCCATTGTACTGATTTATATTCAAAAATAAGTTTAGCTCAAGCTATGAATGTTAAAGAGATTGGTGTAGGATTAGTATTGGAATATTAA
- the bioF gene encoding 8-amino-7-oxononanoate synthase, translating to MQKLKQMEQELGVMEQKNLLRQLQTMEPVNPSHVLIDGQEYLLMASNNYLGLTHHPFVKAAAASAAEQYGTGSGGARLTSGNHSGYEALETELAQLKQTEAALVFNTGYMANVGTISALANANDVIFSDELNHASIIDGCRLSKARTIVFHHSDMAHLDKLLKNTPCNGQRLIVTDGVFSMDGDIARLDEIVMLGEKYDSLIMVDDAHATGVIGPGGRGTAAYYGVSDKVQIEIGTLSKSLAAEGGFVAGSHLLIHYLMNRARSFIFSTALSAATIAAARAALQVLIAEPKRVEILNTKATMLKKELLAAGLPVLASETPIIPLLIGDAAQTLAFSRTLYDAGLIVSAIRPPTVPAGSSRLRLTVTAAHSSRDLAKASGIIIHAAKKAGLI from the coding sequence ATGCAAAAGCTGAAGCAAATGGAACAGGAATTAGGCGTTATGGAACAGAAAAATTTGCTGCGACAACTTCAAACGATGGAGCCAGTAAATCCATCTCACGTTCTTATAGACGGCCAGGAATATCTGTTAATGGCATCAAATAACTATCTTGGCTTGACTCATCATCCTTTCGTCAAGGCGGCTGCTGCCTCTGCCGCAGAACAGTATGGCACGGGATCCGGTGGTGCCAGGTTGACAAGTGGCAATCATTCTGGCTATGAGGCACTAGAAACAGAACTTGCCCAATTAAAGCAAACCGAGGCGGCGCTAGTATTTAATACAGGCTATATGGCCAATGTCGGTACAATTAGCGCTTTGGCAAATGCAAATGATGTAATTTTCAGCGATGAACTTAATCACGCCAGCATTATTGACGGGTGCCGTTTGTCCAAAGCGCGAACCATTGTTTTTCACCATAGTGATATGGCACATCTTGATAAGCTGCTCAAAAATACACCGTGCAATGGGCAGCGTTTGATTGTGACAGACGGTGTATTTAGCATGGACGGCGATATTGCTCGATTGGACGAAATCGTCATGCTAGGGGAGAAATACGACAGTCTCATCATGGTTGACGATGCTCATGCCACTGGAGTCATTGGCCCAGGTGGCCGCGGAACAGCGGCCTATTATGGCGTCAGCGACAAGGTACAGATTGAAATCGGTACCTTAAGCAAATCGTTGGCAGCTGAGGGCGGTTTTGTCGCTGGCAGTCACTTGCTTATTCACTATCTGATGAATCGGGCTAGAAGCTTTATTTTTTCTACTGCTTTATCCGCTGCAACAATTGCGGCGGCAAGAGCGGCATTACAGGTATTAATAGCTGAACCTAAACGAGTTGAAATACTTAATACCAAGGCAACTATGTTAAAAAAAGAGTTGCTAGCGGCAGGACTACCTGTGTTAGCGAGTGAGACACCGATTATTCCCCTGCTGATCGGCGATGCGGCGCAGACGTTAGCGTTTTCCAGGACTCTTTATGATGCCGGACTCATTGTGTCGGCGATTCGTCCACCGACAGTTCCGGCAGGAAGCAGTCGTCTACGACTTACCGTAACAGCAGCCCATTCTTCGAGAGATCTCGCCAAGGCTAGTGGCATCATTATTCATGCAGCTAAAAAGGCAGGGCTTATCTGA
- the bioD gene encoding dethiobiotin synthase — protein sequence MSKGIFITATGTDVGKTYVTSLIVKLLRQSGMNAGYYKAALSGADVVDGELIPGDCKVVADTAGLAVRPQDMVSYIYKTAVSPHLAAQIEKQPIETDVILADFAKAKQQYDYITVEGSGGIICPLRLDEKELMLIDIIKLLKLDIIVVASAELGTINSVVLTIDYARSKEILVKGIILNKYDNGNFLHRDNKKSIERLTGLPVITCVANNDENLTLDAKILCECYKEV from the coding sequence ATGAGTAAAGGAATATTTATCACAGCAACTGGAACGGATGTCGGCAAAACTTATGTTACGAGCTTAATTGTAAAATTATTGCGTCAAAGCGGAATGAATGCGGGTTACTATAAAGCGGCCCTCAGCGGTGCAGATGTGGTGGACGGAGAACTTATACCTGGTGACTGTAAAGTTGTTGCTGATACGGCAGGACTTGCTGTTCGTCCGCAGGATATGGTTTCATATATTTACAAAACAGCTGTGTCCCCTCATCTTGCAGCGCAAATAGAGAAACAGCCAATTGAAACAGACGTCATACTTGCTGATTTTGCTAAGGCTAAACAGCAATATGACTATATCACGGTTGAAGGCAGCGGTGGTATTATTTGCCCCTTGCGGTTAGATGAAAAAGAGCTGATGTTGATCGACATTATTAAGCTTTTGAAACTGGATATAATTGTTGTGGCTTCTGCCGAACTTGGCACAATTAATAGCGTTGTATTAACCATAGACTATGCCAGAAGCAAAGAAATTCTAGTAAAAGGCATTATCTTAAACAAGTATGATAATGGTAATTTTTTACATAGAGACAATAAAAAATCCATCGAACGATTAACAGGTCTGCCCGTCATTACCTGCGTCGCCAATAACGATGAAAATCTCACACTAGATGCAAAAATTCTGTGTGAATGTTATAAGGAGGTCTAA
- the bioA gene encoding adenosylmethionine--8-amino-7-oxononanoate transaminase, producing MNLIELDLEHIWHPCSQMKDYEELPPIIIDHAKGMYLYDIHGKRYVDVVSSWWCNLLGHCNERINTAVKKQIDKLEHVIFANFSHVPAITLCDRLVQVLPAGLTKFSFTDNGSSAVEAAMKMSFQYHYQTGNRQKKKFMSLTNAYHGETVGALSVGGVDLYSEIFKPMLLDMIHVDGPDCYRCPYGKQRESCNAECFEAAEKCFAQYGHETCAFLVEPLVQGAAGMKIYPPIYLKKLRQACNQHNVHLIDDEIAMGFGRTGKMFACDYAEISPDIMCLSKGLTGGYLPMALVVTTQTMYDAFYADYGTHKAFMHSHTYSGNPLACSAAVEVLAIMQEEGILTKANQNAVYFTQLICEKLKDYKYVGDIRSIGLINAIELVEDKETKRSFDGKRRIGYQIYKKALDKGVVLRPIGDVLYFNPPLTISRTDMDFVVQVCADSIQEILG from the coding sequence ATGAATTTAATTGAATTGGATTTAGAACATATCTGGCATCCATGCTCACAAATGAAAGATTACGAAGAACTTCCCCCCATTATTATTGATCATGCCAAAGGAATGTATCTGTATGATATTCATGGCAAGCGTTATGTTGATGTTGTCAGTTCTTGGTGGTGTAATCTATTGGGACACTGTAACGAACGTATTAACACAGCTGTGAAAAAACAGATCGACAAATTGGAACATGTTATATTCGCTAATTTTTCTCATGTTCCCGCTATTACTCTGTGCGATCGGTTGGTGCAGGTTCTCCCTGCGGGACTTACTAAATTTTCTTTTACCGATAACGGGTCTTCAGCAGTTGAAGCCGCTATGAAAATGAGTTTTCAGTATCATTATCAGACAGGCAATAGGCAGAAAAAAAAGTTTATGTCCCTGACCAATGCGTATCATGGTGAAACGGTAGGTGCTTTGTCTGTGGGTGGTGTTGATTTGTATTCCGAGATTTTTAAGCCGATGCTGCTTGATATGATTCATGTGGACGGGCCGGATTGTTATCGATGCCCCTATGGCAAGCAACGTGAAAGCTGCAATGCTGAGTGCTTTGAGGCAGCTGAGAAATGTTTTGCGCAATATGGACATGAGACTTGTGCCTTTTTGGTTGAACCGCTTGTACAGGGGGCAGCAGGCATGAAAATCTATCCGCCCATTTATCTCAAAAAACTTCGCCAAGCTTGTAATCAGCATAACGTTCATCTAATTGACGATGAAATTGCCATGGGTTTTGGCCGAACAGGCAAAATGTTTGCCTGTGACTATGCAGAAATTTCACCTGACATCATGTGTCTTTCCAAAGGGCTGACAGGCGGCTATTTGCCAATGGCATTGGTCGTAACGACCCAAACGATGTATGATGCATTTTATGCAGATTACGGTACGCATAAAGCGTTTATGCATAGCCATACTTATAGTGGTAATCCCTTGGCTTGCTCAGCGGCTGTTGAAGTTTTGGCCATTATGCAGGAAGAAGGCATTTTAACGAAGGCCAATCAAAACGCCGTGTATTTTACTCAGTTGATCTGTGAGAAGTTAAAGGACTATAAGTATGTTGGCGATATCCGCTCGATTGGCCTCATTAATGCCATTGAGTTGGTAGAAGACAAAGAAACGAAGCGCTCCTTTGATGGAAAACGCAGAATAGGCTACCAGATTTATAAAAAGGCTCTGGACAAAGGCGTTGTCCTCAGACCGATAGGAGATGTGCTGTATTTTAATCCTCCATTGACGATTAGCCGTACAGATATGGATTTTGTGGTACAAGTATGTGCGGACTCCATTCAGGAAATTTTAGGCTGA
- the thiE gene encoding thiamine phosphate synthase yields MSKSPINYSLYLVTDRDLLYGKDIVATVEQAILGGVTIVQIREKSLSTREFFQCALLLKGITAKYGVSFIVNDRTDIALAIDADGLHIGQDDMPLSVARRLLGPNKIIGVSAATLKQALTAQAGGADYLGVGAVFPTTTKDDASNVSLQMLQEIKRQVNIPVVAIGGINENNISKVMATGVDGAAVVSAIVAARDPYGSARKLRQ; encoded by the coding sequence ATGAGCAAAAGTCCCATTAACTATTCGTTATATTTAGTAACAGATAGAGATTTGTTGTACGGGAAAGATATTGTGGCAACAGTGGAACAAGCTATTTTAGGCGGCGTTACGATAGTGCAAATTCGGGAAAAGAGTTTATCCACGCGAGAATTCTTTCAATGTGCTTTATTGTTAAAAGGTATTACTGCAAAATATGGTGTTTCTTTTATAGTGAATGATCGAACTGATATTGCTTTAGCTATCGATGCCGACGGCCTTCATATCGGGCAGGATGATATGCCTTTGTCGGTGGCAAGAAGGTTACTTGGACCTAATAAAATAATTGGTGTATCTGCAGCTACGCTCAAGCAGGCTTTAACGGCTCAAGCGGGCGGTGCAGATTACTTGGGAGTAGGAGCAGTATTTCCTACGACAACAAAAGATGATGCAAGTAATGTAAGTTTGCAAATGTTACAAGAAATAAAGAGACAAGTAAATATTCCTGTTGTGGCTATTGGCGGGATTAATGAGAACAATATTAGTAAGGTAATGGCAACAGGAGTAGATGGTGCCGCAGTGGTATCCGCTATTGTTGCCGCTCGTGATCCCTATGGGTCTGCAAGAAAACTTCGCCAATGA
- a CDS encoding methyl-accepting chemotaxis protein produces the protein MKIKSIQIKLLMILVPLFLVFLGLLSLSSYYFSKQSLTASVNETAMAVGTDYANRVQDDIEVLLARLDGVANHPALRIGSDKAQIMQVLQEVKQANNGFDALIFIAPDGMGVTSEGTMANYGDRDYFKQAVSTKKAVVSNPLLSKSTGKLSVMLAVPVMNNGQMTGVTIGTVSLERLTNMIGDLKFLETGYGQISDASGMIIAHPKQPELVGKLNLIDKKINSELNLQQTELDDQLIQLIKTSQTGKQVKGNYTFVDGIARVAVATPINLPGGQRWVMMVAAPQQEATRATSHLAWLMLGISLVCLLLAAGSIVILAKRFAAPITRLRDECLLLAQGDLRERKMHITSVDEIGQLAQGFRAMQRNLRDLVAKMSAQSEHLAASSEELTASSDQSSQAVNQVAASITEVAAGASEQLVVANETASVVEKMTAHIQHVAATSSQVADRSEQAADKAGQGSESVNEAVNQMAQIEETVNTSAKVVAELGEKSKEIGQIVATISGIAGQTNLLALNAAIEAARAGEQGKGFAVVAEEVRKLAEQSQAATEQISSLIGGIQGETDKAVASMDAGTREVKRGAEVVNFAGQAFQEIVTLVAQVSEQVKENSAAINELATASEKIVKTVEKIDRLSKKAAGEAQTVSAATEEQSAAMEEIASSSQSLANLAIELQEAIRKFSI, from the coding sequence GTGAAAATCAAAAGTATTCAAATTAAGTTATTAATGATTTTAGTTCCGTTATTTTTGGTGTTCTTGGGACTATTATCACTGAGTAGCTATTATTTTTCCAAGCAATCATTAACTGCCAGTGTCAATGAAACGGCTATGGCTGTAGGAACGGACTATGCCAATCGGGTGCAAGATGATATCGAAGTTTTGCTGGCTCGCCTAGATGGCGTGGCAAATCATCCTGCTTTACGTATAGGCAGTGATAAAGCTCAAATTATGCAAGTTCTACAAGAGGTAAAACAAGCTAATAATGGATTTGACGCACTCATTTTTATTGCTCCTGATGGTATGGGCGTGACTAGTGAAGGAACTATGGCGAATTATGGGGATCGGGATTATTTTAAACAAGCTGTATCCACCAAAAAGGCCGTTGTATCTAATCCTCTTCTGTCAAAATCAACAGGGAAACTGTCCGTGATGTTAGCTGTACCTGTGATGAACAATGGACAAATGACAGGTGTAACTATCGGCACGGTTTCATTGGAACGGCTCACGAATATGATAGGGGATCTAAAATTTCTTGAGACAGGTTATGGCCAGATTTCCGATGCCTCTGGTATGATCATTGCTCATCCCAAGCAGCCTGAACTTGTCGGAAAGTTAAATTTAATTGATAAAAAAATCAATTCTGAGTTGAATTTGCAACAAACGGAATTGGATGATCAACTAATTCAATTAATTAAGACGAGTCAGACAGGCAAACAAGTGAAAGGCAACTATACATTCGTTGATGGTATAGCAAGAGTTGCCGTAGCTACTCCAATCAATTTACCTGGCGGACAGCGCTGGGTCATGATGGTAGCGGCACCGCAGCAGGAAGCTACGCGTGCCACGAGTCATTTAGCATGGCTGATGCTAGGAATTTCCTTGGTATGTTTACTGTTGGCGGCAGGATCCATTGTGATTTTGGCAAAACGTTTTGCAGCTCCGATTACTCGACTGCGCGATGAGTGCTTGCTTTTAGCACAAGGCGATTTGCGTGAAAGAAAAATGCATATTACATCAGTGGATGAAATAGGCCAATTGGCACAAGGGTTTCGGGCTATGCAGAGAAATTTACGAGATCTTGTGGCAAAAATGAGTGCTCAATCAGAACATTTGGCGGCATCAAGCGAAGAATTGACAGCAAGTTCAGATCAATCGTCTCAGGCTGTTAATCAAGTCGCCGCTTCGATTACAGAAGTTGCGGCCGGAGCTAGCGAACAATTGGTGGTTGCCAATGAAACTGCTAGTGTAGTGGAAAAAATGACTGCTCATATTCAGCATGTTGCGGCAACAAGCAGTCAGGTAGCCGATCGTTCGGAGCAAGCTGCTGATAAAGCTGGTCAAGGCAGTGAATCTGTTAATGAAGCAGTAAACCAGATGGCACAAATTGAAGAAACCGTGAATACTTCGGCGAAGGTCGTAGCGGAACTTGGCGAAAAATCAAAAGAAATTGGTCAAATTGTAGCTACGATTTCCGGAATTGCCGGACAGACGAACTTGTTAGCGTTAAATGCTGCTATCGAAGCGGCACGTGCCGGTGAACAAGGCAAAGGTTTTGCCGTCGTGGCTGAAGAAGTCCGCAAATTAGCTGAGCAGTCACAAGCCGCCACAGAACAGATTTCATCTCTGATCGGTGGGATACAGGGAGAGACGGATAAAGCGGTTGCATCTATGGATGCCGGAACTCGGGAAGTCAAACGTGGAGCAGAAGTGGTCAATTTCGCTGGTCAGGCCTTCCAGGAAATTGTGACGCTCGTAGCGCAAGTATCTGAGCAGGTTAAGGAAAATTCTGCAGCTATTAATGAATTGGCAACAGCAAGTGAGAAAATTGTAAAAACAGTAGAAAAAATTGATCGGTTAAGTAAAAAAGCAGCGGGAGAAGCACAAACCGTATCGGCGGCTACTGAGGAACAATCAGCAGCTATGGAAGAAATTGCTTCATCTAGCCAAAGTTTAGCGAATCTTGCCATAGAGTTGCAAGAAGCAATTCGCAAATTTAGTATTTAA
- the thiM gene encoding hydroxyethylthiazole kinase, translating into MEILPEIVNLLLEIKEKKPLVHHITNYVTVNDCANMTLAIGASPVMADDIGEVEEMVSFASSLVINIGTLNARNIESMIVAGKRAREKRIPIVFDPVGVGATKLRTTTAKRIIEEVCPTVIRGNMSEIKILAGMDADIKGVDSVSGEEDSEKVAQQLAQKLDCVIAITGKRDIIAQGDRICRIDNGHVILSQVTGTGCMATSLIACFCGIAPDPFIGAAAGVTVMGLAGELAKKSLQSGEGIGIFRVRLFDAVWSMTEEDIRKGGRVIYEQKSH; encoded by the coding sequence ATGGAAATATTGCCAGAAATAGTGAATCTACTCTTAGAAATTAAAGAGAAAAAACCGTTAGTGCATCATATTACAAATTATGTGACAGTCAATGATTGTGCTAACATGACCTTGGCAATCGGTGCATCTCCTGTTATGGCTGATGATATTGGCGAGGTGGAAGAAATGGTTTCTTTTGCTTCTTCCTTGGTTATTAATATAGGGACTCTAAATGCCCGCAATATTGAGTCAATGATAGTTGCAGGTAAAAGGGCGCGAGAAAAAAGGATTCCCATTGTTTTTGATCCAGTAGGAGTGGGAGCTACAAAATTACGCACAACTACGGCCAAACGAATTATCGAAGAAGTTTGTCCTACAGTCATTCGGGGCAATATGTCAGAGATCAAGATTTTAGCAGGTATGGATGCTGATATCAAAGGTGTTGATTCGGTTTCTGGTGAAGAGGATAGCGAAAAGGTGGCGCAACAGCTAGCTCAAAAACTTGATTGTGTAATCGCTATCACAGGTAAGCGAGATATTATTGCGCAAGGAGATAGAATTTGTCGCATTGATAATGGTCATGTGATCTTATCGCAGGTAACAGGTACAGGATGTATGGCGACTTCTTTGATTGCCTGCTTTTGCGGGATAGCACCCGATCCATTTATTGGGGCGGCCGCCGGCGTGACGGTCATGGGCTTGGCCGGGGAGTTAGCAAAAAAGTCCTTGCAGTCAGGAGAAGGTATTGGGATCTTCAGAGTCCGATTGTTTGATGCTGTTTGGTCCATGACTGAAGAAGACATACGAAAAGGGGGTCGCGTTATTTATGAGCAAAAGTCCCATTAA
- a CDS encoding AEC family transporter produces MAIFFHILGHNIIPIFTLIVLGFILSKKFDLDIFSLSKLNFYLLVPAFIFVNLYTTAISLDMIKVLFCAIFILVSNDIIGRIIAKIRNYDVGLTNAFKNSIMFNNSGNIGLSLAVLVFSSAPFVVDGKTPYLTEAITAQIIILVFQNITTNTLGFYNAGKANLKAKDSIIKVLSMPSIYAIPAAFILKSIDFDFTETIIWPALEYLKNALVPIVLITLGVQLSKTKFDLKNTDVHISAFTRLIIGPILATLYIHILGFTGIVAQTVFIAYSVPTAVNTALIAVECDSCQDFASQAVMVSTLFSAVTLTLSIYVARVMFPI; encoded by the coding sequence TTGGCTATTTTCTTTCATATACTAGGTCATAATATTATCCCCATATTTACACTAATTGTCTTAGGTTTTATCTTAAGCAAAAAATTTGATTTAGATATATTCAGCCTTAGTAAATTAAATTTTTACCTACTCGTACCAGCCTTTATCTTTGTTAATTTATATACAACGGCAATTAGTCTTGATATGATTAAGGTTCTTTTTTGTGCAATATTTATTCTTGTTAGCAATGATATAATTGGAAGAATTATCGCTAAAATTCGGAACTATGATGTAGGACTGACAAATGCTTTTAAAAATTCGATCATGTTTAATAATTCCGGCAATATCGGACTATCTCTTGCAGTGCTGGTTTTTTCTAGTGCGCCTTTTGTAGTTGATGGTAAAACACCTTATTTAACTGAAGCGATTACCGCACAAATCATCATACTTGTATTTCAAAATATAACAACAAATACGCTGGGATTCTATAATGCCGGAAAAGCCAACTTAAAAGCCAAAGATTCAATTATAAAAGTACTTTCGATGCCTTCCATTTATGCCATTCCTGCGGCATTTATTTTGAAAAGTATTGACTTCGATTTTACAGAAACGATCATATGGCCTGCTTTAGAATATCTAAAAAACGCACTCGTGCCTATTGTCTTAATAACATTAGGAGTTCAACTTTCCAAAACTAAATTTGATTTAAAAAATACGGATGTTCATATTTCAGCGTTTACAAGACTAATTATCGGTCCGATACTTGCGACACTTTATATACATATTTTGGGTTTCACAGGTATTGTCGCTCAAACAGTGTTTATAGCCTATTCTGTACCAACTGCTGTAAATACTGCATTAATTGCAGTTGAATGTGATAGTTGTCAGGATTTTGCATCTCAGGCTGTCATGGTATCTACCCTCTTTAGTGCTGTGACACTTACATTATCTATCTATGTAGCCAGAGTTATGTTTCCTATTTAA
- a CDS encoding helix-turn-helix transcriptional regulator: MTKSVAQLEIINRLHVFRAEHRITQEQLAKEIGVTRATIVAIEKGGYNPSLELAFRIARYFKTDIQAIFSVEEENNEKI; the protein is encoded by the coding sequence ATGACTAAATCAGTAGCACAACTAGAAATTATTAATCGCTTACACGTTTTTCGAGCCGAACACAGAATAACACAAGAACAGCTTGCCAAAGAAATTGGCGTAACACGTGCTACCATTGTTGCGATTGAGAAGGGGGGATATAATCCGTCTTTAGAGCTGGCCTTTCGTATTGCAAGGTATTTTAAAACAGATATCCAGGCTATTTTTTCAGTGGAGGAGGAAAACAATGAAAAAATATGA
- a CDS encoding 6-carboxyhexanoate--CoA ligase, translating into MLYSVKMRSAQGGAHEQGGRHISGAERMVPTESIEQVALSMIERAFHHSRGCADFINLKIEEVSEQNFVYVNQLPIDTVVTQDVPQGRKLAKETLIAAGVTEKAAQSGLDQLTNLTDSMRGAMLISAADGQRLDPFTQRGVRVSSMDIADSKHYESLLIQLGLTDVHVREAVVLASKVQSAPGVIAELCWSDDLNYTTGYVANHLGYFRFPHLKQPDSPVGGRAFFVEPDIDLEKLINYLENTPVLVVPQNFAEKEEPCKS; encoded by the coding sequence ATGTTGTACAGCGTTAAAATGCGTTCGGCCCAAGGAGGAGCTCACGAGCAAGGCGGCCGGCATATTTCCGGTGCCGAACGGATGGTGCCAACAGAGTCAATCGAACAAGTAGCCCTCTCCATGATTGAACGAGCATTTCATCATAGCCGAGGTTGCGCTGATTTTATTAATTTAAAAATTGAAGAAGTCTCAGAACAAAATTTTGTATATGTAAATCAACTGCCCATTGACACCGTTGTAACGCAAGATGTGCCTCAGGGCCGTAAATTGGCGAAAGAAACCTTGATTGCAGCTGGAGTAACAGAAAAAGCGGCTCAGTCGGGACTAGACCAATTGACAAATCTGACTGACAGTATGCGCGGTGCTATGCTAATCTCGGCAGCAGATGGGCAACGCCTGGACCCTTTTACTCAGCGGGGTGTTCGTGTCAGCAGCATGGATATTGCCGATAGTAAACATTATGAGTCTCTGCTTATCCAGTTGGGATTGACGGACGTGCATGTGCGTGAAGCAGTGGTTTTGGCTTCAAAGGTCCAGTCGGCGCCTGGCGTAATTGCTGAGTTATGTTGGTCTGACGACCTCAATTATACGACAGGCTATGTAGCCAATCATTTAGGATATTTTCGTTTTCCTCATTTGAAACAACCGGACAGTCCCGTTGGTGGTCGGGCCTTTTTTGTTGAACCGGACATAGATTTAGAAAAGCTCATCAATTATTTGGAAAATACTCCTGTACTGGTAGTACCGCAAAATTTTGCGGAAAAAGAGGAACCATGCAAAAGCTGA